From Trichomycterus rosablanca isolate fTriRos1 chromosome 18, fTriRos1.hap1, whole genome shotgun sequence, the proteins below share one genomic window:
- the macir gene encoding macrophage immunometabolism regulator produces the protein MSVKMELEVSGVSRAPVSVLPAAEVKATLKPEVEKPRCSSTPCSPIKSTVSGYQILHMNSNYLVGFTTGEELLKLAHKWSGPEKSGTEALPSSIQKPTDLGLHRSSRVYKTKSRYYQPYDIPAIDGRRRRRMPSSGDVRFRSPTPGEPSKALHGSLPLCLLKATRAHSKSLDYLNLDKISLSEPADTDVLQYQLQHLTLRAERMFTRNKT, from the coding sequence ATGTCTGTGAAGATGGAACTGGAGGTCAGTGGAGTGTCCAGGGCCCCCGTGTCTGTTTTACCTGCTGCTGAGGTCAAAGCCACACTAAAACCTGAGGTGGAGAAACCACGCTGCTCTAGCACACCATGCTCACCCATTAAAAGTACTGTCTCAGGATACCAGATCCTTCACATGAACTCTAACTACCTGGTGGGCTTCACCACTGGTGAGGAGCTTCTCAAACTGGCCCACAAGTGGTCTGGTCCAGAGAAGAGTGGCACAGAGGCTTTGCCCAGCTCTATCCAGAAACCTACAGATTTAGGGCTGCATCGCAGCTCGCGTGTTTACAAAACCAAAAGCCGTTACTACCAACCCTATGACATCCCTGCTATTGATGGGCGACGTAGGAGGCGAATGCCAAGTTCAGGCGACGTCCGCTTCAGGTCGCCTACGCCCGGAGAGCCCAGTAAAGCTCTGCATGGGTCGCTGCCACTCTGCCTGCTTAAGGCTACGCGGGCACACTCGAAGTCTCTGGACTACCTCAACCTGGACAAGATAAGTCTGAGCGAGCCTGCCGATACTGACGTACTACAGTACCAGCTTCAGCATCTCACGCTGCGTGCTGAGCGCATGTTCACCAGGAACAAAACATGA